In a single window of the uncultured Dysgonomonas sp. genome:
- a CDS encoding ribulokinase translates to MKYTIGLDYGSDSCRAVIIEAQSGKEIASSVKYYKRWMKGQYCDPQANQYRQHPLDYVEALEESVKEALSKSPAGTAEAIVGMSFDTTGSTPALIDKDGKVLALRPEFAENPNAMFILWKDHTAIKEAAKINEVAKRWPIDYTAYEGGIYSSEWVWAKIAHVLKADKSIVEDAYSWVEHCDWMPALITGTTKPADIVRGRCAAGHKAMWLKEWDGLPTEEFLVEVASELKGFRDRLFHETYTSDVKVGNLTPEWAERLGLTTNVAVGVGAFDCHMGAVGAEIEPKTFVRVIGTSTCDIMVASYEDMHGKLVPGICGQVDGSVIPGLVGLEAGQSGFGDIYAWFKSVLAWPLEKILKESTLVDQATKDKLIEEALDKMIPVLSKEAEKIPTTESSALAIDWMNGRRTPDANQLVKGTITGLNLASSAPLIFKALVEATAFGSKAIIDRFLENGIEINSVIGIGGISLKSPLVMQTLADVLGMPIKVAKSEQACAFGAAMFASVAAGIHPDIKAAQKAMGQGFAFEYKPDMAKHKVYMKLYAKYQKLGKFTETELFQ, encoded by the coding sequence ATGAAATATACAATCGGACTTGATTATGGCTCAGATTCTTGTCGGGCAGTAATCATCGAAGCTCAATCCGGAAAAGAAATTGCTTCGTCGGTAAAATATTATAAGAGATGGATGAAAGGTCAGTATTGTGACCCTCAGGCCAATCAATACAGGCAACATCCGCTCGACTATGTTGAGGCTTTGGAAGAATCGGTGAAAGAAGCCTTGAGTAAATCACCTGCCGGAACTGCTGAAGCAATTGTCGGCATGTCGTTTGATACTACCGGTTCCACTCCTGCGCTGATCGACAAAGATGGTAAGGTATTGGCATTGCGTCCCGAATTTGCAGAAAATCCGAACGCAATGTTTATTTTATGGAAAGACCACACTGCTATCAAAGAAGCTGCAAAAATCAATGAAGTGGCTAAACGATGGCCTATCGATTATACAGCATATGAAGGTGGTATTTATTCCAGCGAATGGGTTTGGGCAAAGATTGCTCATGTGCTGAAAGCTGATAAATCTATCGTAGAGGATGCATATAGCTGGGTAGAACATTGCGACTGGATGCCTGCACTGATTACAGGAACTACAAAGCCTGCCGATATAGTAAGAGGACGTTGCGCTGCCGGTCATAAAGCCATGTGGCTGAAAGAATGGGACGGGCTTCCTACCGAAGAATTCCTTGTAGAGGTGGCATCCGAACTGAAAGGTTTCAGAGACAGGCTGTTCCACGAAACATATACAAGTGACGTGAAGGTTGGCAATCTTACGCCGGAGTGGGCTGAAAGATTAGGTCTGACTACAAATGTAGCGGTAGGTGTAGGAGCCTTCGACTGTCATATGGGAGCTGTAGGCGCGGAGATTGAGCCTAAAACGTTCGTTCGTGTTATCGGAACTTCTACTTGCGATATTATGGTGGCTTCGTATGAAGATATGCATGGTAAACTTGTACCGGGTATTTGCGGGCAGGTAGACGGTTCTGTTATTCCGGGGCTGGTTGGCCTTGAAGCAGGACAATCCGGATTCGGAGATATCTATGCTTGGTTCAAGTCTGTATTGGCTTGGCCTTTAGAAAAGATACTGAAAGAATCTACATTGGTCGATCAGGCCACTAAAGATAAACTGATAGAGGAAGCCCTCGATAAGATGATTCCTGTTTTATCAAAAGAAGCTGAGAAAATTCCTACAACAGAAAGTTCAGCATTGGCTATCGACTGGATGAATGGCCGTCGTACACCTGATGCTAATCAATTGGTTAAAGGTACGATTACAGGATTGAATCTGGCCAGCTCTGCTCCGCTTATATTTAAAGCGTTGGTAGAAGCCACAGCTTTCGGTTCCAAAGCGATTATAGACCGCTTCCTCGAAAATGGCATCGAAATAAACAGTGTAATAGGTATTGGTGGTATATCATTGAAGTCGCCGTTGGTTATGCAGACTTTGGCAGATGTGCTGGGTATGCCTATTAAAGTTGCTAAATCGGAACAAGCGTGTGCATTCGGTGCTGCTATGTTTGCATCGGTAGCTGCTGGTATTCATCCTGATATTAAGGCCGCACAAAAAGCAATGGGGCAAGGGTTTGCTTTTGAATATAAACCTGATATGGCTAAACATAAGGTGTATATGAAACTATATGCTAAATATCAGAAGCTGGGTAAATTCACTGAAACAGAATTATTTCAATAA
- the araA gene encoding L-arabinose isomerase: MNFKDLEVWFVTGAQLLYGGDAVVAVDSHSTQMVKALNDSGKLPVKIVYKGTANSSPEVEKVFKDANNDSKCVGVITWMHTFSPAKMWIKGLQNLRKPLMHLHTQFNKEIPWNEIDMDFMNLNQSAHGDREFGHMVSRMRKNRKVVVGHWSEEGVQAKIANWMRVCAGWADSQDMLIIRFGDNMNNVAVTDGDKVEAEMRLGYHVDNAPIATLVPYVEAVTDAEIDALVAEYEKVYDFAADCKKGAEKHQFVRDAAAQEIGLRRFLQDKGAKGFTTSFNELAGMKQLMGFASQRLMAEGYGFGAEGDWKSAALVRTMWVMGQGLPGGQSFLEDYTLNFDGENSTILQSHMLEINPDITGTKPRIEVHFLGIGDARTCARLVFQAHKGEGVAATIVDMGNRFRMIVNEVKVVEPKPLPKLPVACALWKPMPNLEVGAGAWILAGGTHHSSFSFSVTTEMLEDYADIAGIELVTIDENTTINNFKFELKVNEVYYLLNKSLN, from the coding sequence ATGAATTTCAAAGATTTAGAAGTTTGGTTTGTAACCGGCGCACAATTGTTATATGGCGGAGACGCAGTAGTTGCAGTAGACTCTCATTCTACACAAATGGTAAAAGCCCTGAATGATTCAGGCAAACTTCCTGTAAAGATTGTTTACAAAGGTACTGCTAACTCTTCTCCGGAAGTGGAGAAAGTATTCAAAGACGCAAATAACGATTCTAAATGTGTAGGTGTTATCACTTGGATGCATACGTTCTCTCCGGCTAAAATGTGGATCAAAGGACTTCAGAATCTGAGAAAACCATTGATGCACCTGCATACTCAATTCAATAAAGAAATTCCTTGGAATGAAATAGATATGGACTTCATGAATCTGAATCAATCGGCTCATGGAGACCGTGAATTTGGCCACATGGTAAGCCGTATGCGCAAAAACCGCAAGGTAGTTGTCGGCCACTGGAGCGAAGAAGGCGTTCAGGCTAAGATAGCAAACTGGATGCGTGTTTGCGCAGGATGGGCAGATTCTCAGGATATGCTTATCATCCGCTTCGGAGACAATATGAATAATGTGGCTGTGACAGACGGAGATAAAGTAGAGGCAGAAATGCGTCTGGGTTATCATGTCGATAATGCGCCTATTGCTACTTTGGTTCCATACGTAGAAGCGGTTACAGACGCTGAAATAGATGCATTGGTTGCTGAATATGAAAAAGTATATGACTTTGCTGCCGATTGTAAAAAAGGTGCTGAAAAACACCAGTTTGTACGCGATGCAGCAGCTCAGGAAATAGGTCTTCGCCGTTTCCTTCAGGACAAAGGAGCAAAAGGATTTACTACAAGCTTCAACGAGCTGGCAGGCATGAAACAATTGATGGGATTTGCTTCGCAACGTCTGATGGCAGAAGGTTACGGATTCGGAGCCGAAGGGGACTGGAAATCGGCTGCATTGGTTCGTACCATGTGGGTGATGGGACAAGGCTTGCCGGGCGGACAATCATTCCTCGAAGATTATACATTGAATTTCGACGGTGAGAACAGTACTATTCTGCAATCTCACATGTTGGAAATCAATCCGGATATAACAGGTACAAAACCACGTATCGAAGTTCATTTTCTTGGTATAGGCGATGCCCGCACTTGCGCCCGTCTGGTATTCCAGGCTCACAAAGGTGAAGGTGTGGCAGCTACAATCGTAGATATGGGAAATCGTTTCCGTATGATTGTAAATGAAGTGAAGGTGGTAGAACCTAAGCCGTTACCAAAACTACCGGTAGCTTGTGCATTATGGAAACCAATGCCTAACCTCGAAGTAGGGGCAGGAGCATGGATTCTGGCAGGAGGTACTCACCATTCAAGTTTCTCGTTCTCTGTAACTACCGAGATGTTGGAAGACTATGCAGATATCGCAGGTATCGAACTGGTGACTATCGATGAAAATACAACTATAAACAACTTCAAGTTTGAGTTGAAAGTAAATGAAGTGTACTACTTATTAAATAAATCGTTAAATTAA
- the araD gene encoding L-ribulose-5-phosphate 4-epimerase: MLESLKKEVFDANLDLVKHGLVIFTWGNVSAIDREKGLVVIKPSGVSYDTMKAEDMVVLDLDGNIVDGKLKPSSDTATHLILYKAFPNIGGIVHTHSTYATSWAQAGCDIPNIGTTHADYFKDEIPCTRQMTKAEIEGKYELETGNVIVERFAELNADYTPGVLVNNHGPFSWGKDAHNAVHNAVVLEQVAKMAYIAYSINPQLKMNEELIKKHFFRKHGPGAYYGQ; encoded by the coding sequence ATGTTGGAATCACTCAAAAAAGAAGTATTTGACGCTAATCTCGATTTAGTAAAACACGGATTGGTAATTTTCACTTGGGGAAATGTTAGTGCCATCGACCGTGAAAAAGGTTTGGTTGTTATAAAACCGTCAGGTGTATCATATGATACAATGAAAGCTGAGGATATGGTTGTTCTCGATTTGGACGGGAACATTGTGGATGGCAAATTAAAGCCGTCATCGGATACCGCTACTCATTTGATATTATATAAAGCCTTTCCGAATATCGGAGGTATAGTACATACTCATTCCACATATGCAACATCGTGGGCGCAGGCAGGCTGTGATATTCCAAATATAGGGACTACTCATGCCGACTACTTCAAAGATGAGATTCCCTGTACACGCCAGATGACAAAAGCGGAGATTGAAGGCAAGTACGAATTGGAGACTGGTAATGTGATTGTAGAACGTTTTGCCGAACTGAATGCCGATTATACACCGGGAGTACTGGTAAATAATCACGGCCCTTTCTCTTGGGGAAAAGATGCTCACAATGCGGTACACAATGCCGTAGTATTGGAGCAGGTGGCAAAAATGGCATACATCGCCTATTCAATTAATCCTCAACTAAAAATGAACGAGGAGCTTATTAAAAAGCATTTTTTTAGGAAACATGGTCCGGGAGCATATTACGGACAGTAA
- a CDS encoding NUDIX domain-containing protein, with the protein MTPLFYREQERFYVSVDCIILGFKEGKLYLLISKRKFEPQEGQDTLMGGFLRSDESLSETVSRVVLEYTGIQDVYMEQVGTYGEIGRDEGERVVSIAYYALIDLEMFDESVCEIHNARWEEVEKVGKLVFDHNQMLRDTIEILRKKTATQPIGFNLLPEKFTLPQLQALYEAIYQTTLDKRNFRKKILEMEILEKQDDKDKSSSKRGAFYYTFNKEKYDQLLQKGYYFSL; encoded by the coding sequence ATGACTCCATTATTTTACAGAGAACAGGAAAGGTTTTATGTCTCAGTCGATTGTATAATCCTTGGCTTTAAAGAAGGTAAATTATATTTACTTATTTCAAAGCGTAAATTTGAGCCGCAGGAAGGACAAGATACATTAATGGGAGGATTTCTACGATCCGATGAAAGTCTGTCGGAGACTGTATCCCGTGTGGTACTTGAATATACAGGCATACAAGATGTATATATGGAACAGGTGGGTACTTATGGCGAAATTGGCCGTGACGAGGGTGAGCGCGTTGTATCGATTGCCTATTATGCATTGATAGATTTGGAGATGTTTGACGAAAGTGTATGTGAGATTCACAATGCAAGGTGGGAAGAAGTGGAAAAGGTTGGTAAGCTCGTATTTGACCACAACCAGATGTTGCGCGATACTATCGAAATATTAAGGAAGAAGACAGCAACGCAGCCCATTGGTTTTAACCTGCTGCCGGAGAAATTTACCTTGCCACAATTGCAGGCGCTTTACGAAGCCATTTATCAGACTACTTTGGATAAACGTAATTTCCGGAAAAAGATACTGGAGATGGAAATCCTCGAAAAACAGGATGATAAAGATAAATCGAGCTCGAAGAGAGGTGCGTTTTATTATACTTTCAACAAAGAAAAGTATGATCAGCTTCTTCAAAAAGGATATTACTTTTCGCTGTAA
- a CDS encoding glycoside hydrolase family 43 protein, which translates to MHNIIMNLTLKFSAILFVLLSLVSSCKKKEASTQQSGDAPTETYTNPLLQTGARPWATYHNGNYYYLQDSDNKIILWQTQDITDLKNAPNKEVWIPKDKDNSFHIWGPELHRIDNKWYIYFAADDGNTDNHQIYVIENTSENPFDGEFAMKGSIKTDKENNWAILPSVFSHNNELYMIWSGWQKRRIEAETQCIYIARMENPWTLASDRILISKPEYEWERQWINPDGSKTGYPIYVNEDPHYFHTKNKDKVLIYYSASGTWTPYYSVGMLYADANSDLLNPSSWTKSEKPVFTQNPENQVFATGSPCFIPSPDQQEIYFLYQARAIDKEPYGSLPSGDMDTRSPRLQKMEWGEDGFPVLGEALSEIDKIKKPSGTK; encoded by the coding sequence ATGCATAATATTATCATGAACCTGACATTGAAGTTTTCGGCCATCCTCTTTGTATTACTCTCTTTAGTATCTTCATGTAAGAAGAAAGAAGCAAGTACCCAGCAATCCGGAGACGCCCCCACCGAAACATATACGAACCCATTATTACAAACCGGGGCACGTCCATGGGCCACATATCATAATGGGAACTATTATTATCTTCAGGATAGTGATAATAAAATCATACTATGGCAGACGCAGGATATTACCGACCTAAAAAATGCGCCAAACAAAGAAGTATGGATACCCAAAGATAAGGACAATTCATTTCATATCTGGGGCCCCGAACTGCACCGGATAGATAATAAGTGGTATATTTATTTTGCCGCAGATGACGGCAATACGGATAACCACCAGATTTATGTTATAGAAAACACATCGGAAAATCCTTTCGATGGTGAATTTGCAATGAAAGGATCTATAAAGACGGATAAGGAAAACAATTGGGCTATTCTTCCCAGTGTATTCTCCCATAATAATGAACTGTATATGATTTGGTCCGGCTGGCAAAAGCGCAGAATAGAGGCCGAAACCCAATGTATTTATATTGCCAGAATGGAGAATCCGTGGACATTGGCTTCGGACAGAATACTAATCTCCAAACCTGAATATGAATGGGAACGGCAATGGATAAATCCCGACGGAAGCAAAACCGGTTACCCGATCTATGTAAATGAAGACCCGCATTACTTCCATACAAAGAATAAGGACAAAGTACTCATCTATTACTCGGCCAGCGGCACATGGACACCATACTATTCGGTAGGAATGTTGTATGCCGATGCAAATAGTGACTTACTAAATCCTTCGTCATGGACAAAATCGGAAAAACCTGTTTTTACCCAGAACCCCGAAAATCAGGTATTCGCCACAGGTAGTCCTTGTTTTATACCATCCCCTGACCAGCAGGAAATATATTTTCTATATCAGGCGCGTGCCATAGATAAAGAGCCTTACGGTTCTCTTCCTTCGGGAGATATGGATACCCGATCACCTCGATTGCAGAAGATGGAATGGGGAGAGGATGGTTTTCCTGTATTAGGAGAGGCTTTGTCCGAAATAGATAAAATTAAAAAACCATCCGGAACAAAGTGA
- a CDS encoding two-component regulator propeller domain-containing protein produces the protein MKRLWLFFLLICLLPDSLPAQQFFFKKYQVEDGLSHNSSWCILQDSYGFMWFGTSDGLNRFDGRKFKVYRNDIQDNFSLGNNSVQALLEDKNRDIWIGTSSGMYVYDRKGDRFRHFDKKTQYGVSISGEVRKIIRTSKGLIWIATLGQGLFIYNPETDDLIQNSQQTSFAWDICEDNSSRVYSSSLQEGLICYDKDGKYIESLALFPDKKDQGNLKINCIQTIGDKVWFSVGTNNLGVLNSTTMQISYYSSNQNIGTIRAISQFSEWELLVGSDNGLYIFNIQHNEFIRIDNPLDARSLSDQSIYSILKDVEGGFWISTYLGGVNYLPQQTKVFEYYSPTYIPLLSTGKVISRVCEDKDRNIWVGAQDGLKFLNHRTQQLETHTIPGKIQKLDVRSLLFDDENLWIGTYAEGLKVYNPETRKMTEYYHARESSVTICSNDVLSLYKDSRNDIYIGTSWGLCKYNRTKDNFETLNFVGTMTSVSDILEDNENQLWIATSNSGAFRYNPENNQWKHYTHGEKISNSITSNAIITLFKDTGGRMWFGTNGGGLCYFNADSESFTDFDPHNQTLPNNVIYSMEEDNQGDFWISSNAGLLRVNPQNKAIRKLFTQEDGLQSNQFNYKASLKASTGKLYFGGINGFNAFYPNEFKENNYIPPVYIVDIRLYNTDESKSKELLNLSEPIYMAKQIALPYDNNSIVLEFGALSYEEPNRNRYMYMLEGFDKDWVNSENSNIASYTNLPPGQYTFKVKGANNDNKWNEQGANIKVRILPPWWRSVPAYIIYALCIITSLFFIIRYFITRSDRKLSRQMEEYRIEKEKEVYQSKISFFVNLIHEIRTPLSLIKLPLDKLTEKRHEDAKSANYLTVINKNVNYLLDIVNQLLDFQKIENQNIQLTLKDEKINSLLQEIYTQFTHSAELKNIDLSISLPENETFALVDKEKIMKIIVNLLGNAIKFTKSKIELRLESFDDHFEISVSDDGPGIRDEEKDKVFDPFYQTGTKSKTSAGTGIGLAFSKMLSENHKGSLSLSDNAWGGASFILSIPKLYDEEALIESVQTEEVLQSSEIADTAIDTASSFKDFSILLVEDNTELLDMVADSLTPFFSILKSGNGKEALNILSENNIDLIVSDVMMPEMDGFELCKTIKSDISYSHIPVVLLTAKVTLDAKIEGMEYGADVYLEKPFSIKQLHKQIENLLKLRLSLQKIITTSPVSSAIDIAMPKKDKEFIERLHTEIEKHITEPDFSIDTIAETMFMSRSSFYRKMKGVTGLSPNDYLKTFRLNKAAELLREGELPISEICEKVAFSSSSYFAKCFKAQFGVLPKDYPGN, from the coding sequence ATGAAGAGACTTTGGTTATTTTTTCTGTTGATATGTCTTTTACCTGACTCACTGCCTGCACAGCAGTTCTTTTTCAAAAAGTATCAGGTAGAGGACGGATTGTCTCACAATTCGTCATGGTGCATATTACAGGATAGCTATGGTTTTATGTGGTTTGGAACAAGCGACGGGCTTAACCGGTTCGACGGAAGAAAATTTAAAGTCTATAGAAATGACATACAGGATAACTTTTCATTAGGAAACAATTCGGTACAGGCATTGTTAGAAGATAAAAACAGGGATATCTGGATAGGTACAAGTAGCGGGATGTATGTGTATGACAGAAAAGGTGACAGATTCAGGCATTTCGATAAAAAAACGCAATATGGTGTTTCTATCAGCGGAGAGGTTAGGAAAATTATCAGAACAAGTAAAGGACTTATCTGGATAGCCACTCTTGGACAAGGCCTTTTTATATACAACCCCGAAACGGATGATCTAATCCAGAATAGCCAACAGACTTCGTTTGCATGGGATATATGCGAAGACAACTCTTCCCGCGTCTATTCTTCTTCGTTGCAGGAAGGACTGATATGCTATGATAAAGATGGTAAATATATAGAATCGTTAGCATTGTTCCCTGATAAAAAAGATCAGGGAAACCTGAAAATAAACTGTATACAAACTATTGGTGACAAAGTTTGGTTCAGTGTAGGAACAAATAATCTGGGAGTTCTGAACAGTACCACAATGCAGATATCTTATTACAGTAGCAACCAGAATATAGGCACAATAAGAGCTATTTCTCAGTTTTCGGAATGGGAACTTCTCGTTGGATCGGATAATGGCTTGTATATATTCAATATACAACACAATGAATTTATACGCATCGACAATCCTCTGGATGCGCGCAGCCTGAGCGACCAGTCTATCTACAGTATACTTAAGGATGTGGAGGGCGGCTTCTGGATTTCCACGTATCTGGGTGGAGTAAATTACCTGCCGCAACAAACAAAGGTATTCGAATATTATAGCCCCACCTATATACCTTTATTGAGTACGGGTAAAGTAATCAGTCGCGTCTGTGAGGATAAGGACAGGAATATCTGGGTGGGCGCGCAGGATGGCTTGAAATTCCTTAATCACAGGACACAGCAGCTGGAAACGCACACGATACCCGGAAAAATACAAAAGCTAGATGTCCGTTCCTTATTGTTCGATGATGAAAACTTATGGATAGGAACCTATGCCGAAGGGCTGAAAGTATACAATCCCGAAACGAGGAAAATGACCGAGTATTATCACGCCAGAGAATCGTCTGTTACAATCTGCAGTAATGATGTCCTGTCCCTTTACAAAGACAGCAGGAACGATATTTATATCGGTACTAGTTGGGGACTTTGCAAGTATAACCGGACAAAAGATAATTTCGAAACCCTCAATTTTGTCGGCACTATGACTTCCGTTTCGGACATATTGGAAGATAATGAAAACCAATTATGGATAGCAACCTCCAACTCCGGTGCATTCCGATATAACCCTGAAAACAATCAGTGGAAGCATTATACACATGGCGAAAAAATATCCAATTCAATAACAAGCAATGCTATAATTACCCTCTTCAAAGATACAGGAGGCAGAATGTGGTTCGGTACAAATGGCGGTGGCTTATGTTATTTTAATGCGGATAGCGAGTCGTTTACCGATTTCGATCCCCATAATCAGACTTTACCCAACAATGTAATCTACTCGATGGAAGAAGATAATCAGGGTGATTTCTGGATATCGAGCAATGCCGGGTTACTGAGAGTAAATCCCCAAAATAAGGCGATCAGAAAACTTTTCACACAAGAAGACGGGCTGCAAAGTAATCAGTTCAATTATAAAGCTTCCCTGAAAGCCAGTACCGGAAAACTTTACTTTGGAGGCATTAACGGGTTTAATGCCTTTTACCCGAACGAGTTTAAAGAAAACAACTATATACCACCCGTTTACATTGTGGATATCAGATTATACAACACCGATGAGAGTAAGAGCAAAGAATTGCTGAACTTGTCCGAACCGATATACATGGCAAAACAAATAGCCCTACCCTATGACAATAACAGCATTGTTCTTGAGTTTGGCGCACTCAGCTACGAAGAACCGAACAGAAACAGATACATGTATATGCTGGAAGGGTTTGACAAAGACTGGGTAAATAGCGAGAACTCAAATATAGCATCTTACACGAACCTGCCTCCGGGACAATATACCTTCAAAGTAAAGGGCGCCAACAACGACAATAAATGGAATGAGCAGGGAGCAAACATCAAAGTGAGAATCCTTCCCCCTTGGTGGAGGTCTGTACCTGCATATATTATCTACGCATTATGTATCATCACTTCTCTTTTCTTTATTATCAGATATTTCATCACCCGGTCGGACAGAAAACTAAGCCGACAGATGGAGGAATACCGTATAGAAAAAGAGAAAGAGGTGTATCAATCCAAGATAAGTTTCTTCGTGAATCTGATACATGAAATCAGAACCCCATTGAGTCTGATAAAGCTGCCTTTGGATAAGTTGACAGAGAAACGGCACGAAGATGCAAAATCAGCTAATTACCTGACGGTTATCAACAAGAACGTAAATTATTTACTCGACATAGTCAACCAGCTTCTGGACTTTCAGAAAATAGAAAATCAAAATATACAACTTACACTTAAAGATGAAAAGATAAACAGCCTCTTACAGGAAATATACACCCAATTCACCCATTCGGCAGAGTTGAAAAACATCGACCTAAGCATTTCATTACCGGAAAATGAAACATTCGCCTTAGTCGATAAAGAAAAGATTATGAAAATCATCGTTAATCTTCTGGGTAACGCGATCAAATTTACAAAATCGAAAATAGAGCTTCGATTGGAATCTTTTGACGACCACTTTGAAATAAGTGTATCTGATGACGGACCAGGCATTCGCGATGAAGAAAAAGACAAGGTCTTCGACCCTTTTTATCAAACAGGTACAAAAAGTAAAACAAGTGCCGGAACAGGTATAGGATTGGCTTTCTCTAAAATGCTATCAGAAAACCACAAAGGTAGCCTGTCACTGAGCGATAATGCCTGGGGAGGAGCATCGTTTATTCTGTCCATCCCTAAATTGTATGACGAAGAGGCTCTCATAGAATCTGTTCAAACAGAAGAAGTTTTACAATCATCCGAAATCGCAGATACAGCAATCGACACGGCCTCTTCTTTCAAAGATTTCAGTATTCTATTGGTAGAAGACAATACAGAATTACTCGATATGGTTGCCGATTCACTAACTCCCTTCTTCTCTATATTGAAATCGGGCAACGGGAAAGAAGCCTTAAATATATTATCTGAAAATAACATCGACCTTATCGTAAGTGATGTGATGATGCCCGAAATGGACGGATTCGAATTGTGCAAAACCATCAAATCCGACATTAGCTATAGCCATATACCTGTTGTCTTACTAACAGCAAAAGTAACACTCGATGCTAAGATAGAAGGTATGGAATATGGTGCAGACGTATATCTCGAAAAGCCTTTTTCAATCAAGCAACTACATAAACAGATAGAAAATCTCCTGAAACTCAGGCTATCTCTCCAAAAAATAATTACTACATCTCCTGTTTCCTCGGCTATAGACATAGCTATGCCAAAGAAAGACAAGGAATTTATTGAGAGACTCCATACTGAAATAGAAAAGCACATCACCGAACCGGATTTTTCTATTGACACCATCGCTGAGACTATGTTTATGAGCCGCTCCAGCTTCTACCGCAAAATGAAAGGTGTCACAGGTCTGTCTCCGAATGATTATCTGAAGACATTCCGTCTGAATAAAGCAGCAGAGTTGTTGCGTGAAGGGGAATTACCTATCTCTGAGATATGCGAAAAAGTAGCATTCAGTTCCTCATCCTATTTTGCAAAGTGCTTCAAGGCTCAGTTTGGAGTATTGCCGAAGGATTATCCGGGTAATTAA
- the tyrS gene encoding tyrosine--tRNA ligase: protein MNFVEELRWRGMIQEIMPGTEEQLQKELTSGYVGIDPTADSLHIGHLVSVMILKHFQRAGHRPIALVGGATGMIGDPSMKSAERNLLDEATLRHNQESIKKQLAKFLDFESDKPNAALLVNNYDWMKDFSFLNFIRDIGKHITVNYMMAKDSVKKRLSGEASEGMSFTEFSYQLMQAYDYLHLYETLGCRIQMGGSDQWGNITTGTELIRRKASGEAFALVCPLITKADGTKFGKTESGNVWLERRYTSPYKFYQFWLNVSDDDAEKYIKIFTALSKEEIEALVAEQKAAPHLRPLQKRLAKEVTVMVHSEEDYDQAVEASNILFGNATADALKKLDEETFLQVFEGVPTFDISKDELSAGIKAVDLLTENASVFPSKGEMRKTVQAGGVMVNKVKIENFDDMIDSSFLIAGKYIIAQKGKKNYFLLVAK, encoded by the coding sequence ATGAATTTTGTTGAAGAACTAAGATGGAGAGGTATGATACAAGAGATCATGCCGGGTACGGAAGAACAACTGCAAAAGGAACTGACTTCGGGCTATGTGGGCATTGACCCTACTGCCGATTCGTTACATATCGGACACCTTGTGAGTGTGATGATATTGAAGCACTTCCAGCGTGCAGGACACCGTCCCATCGCTCTTGTAGGCGGAGCAACAGGTATGATCGGAGACCCCTCTATGAAGTCTGCCGAACGTAATCTGCTGGATGAAGCTACTCTTCGCCACAATCAGGAATCGATTAAGAAACAGTTAGCTAAGTTTCTCGATTTCGAGTCTGACAAGCCGAATGCGGCATTGTTGGTAAACAACTATGACTGGATGAAAGACTTCTCTTTTTTGAATTTTATCCGCGACATAGGAAAACACATTACTGTAAACTATATGATGGCCAAAGATTCTGTAAAGAAACGCCTGAGCGGGGAAGCTTCGGAAGGCATGTCGTTTACAGAGTTTTCATATCAACTGATGCAGGCATACGATTATCTCCACTTATATGAAACATTGGGCTGTCGCATTCAGATGGGTGGTTCCGACCAATGGGGAAACATCACCACCGGAACAGAACTTATACGCCGCAAGGCTTCAGGCGAGGCTTTTGCCCTTGTTTGTCCATTGATAACAAAAGCAGACGGAACTAAGTTCGGCAAGACCGAATCGGGTAATGTATGGCTCGAAAGAAGATATACTTCTCCTTACAAGTTTTACCAATTCTGGCTGAATGTAAGCGATGACGATGCAGAAAAATATATCAAGATATTCACAGCTCTCAGTAAAGAAGAAATAGAAGCATTGGTTGCGGAACAAAAAGCGGCTCCACATCTTCGTCCGTTACAGAAACGCCTGGCAAAGGAAGTTACTGTCATGGTTCACTCCGAAGAGGACTATGATCAGGCTGTTGAAGCATCTAATATTCTGTTTGGTAACGCAACTGCCGATGCTTTGAAAAAACTGGATGAAGAAACATTCTTACAAGTATTTGAGGGTGTACCCACATTCGATATATCCAAAGATGAGTTATCTGCCGGAATCAAGGCTGTGGATTTACTGACCGAAAATGCATCTGTATTCCCATCGAAAGGAGAAATGCGCAAGACAGTACAGGCAGGCGGAGTAATGGTAAATAAAGTGAAAATAGAGAACTTCGATGATATGATAGATTCATCGTTTCTCATCGCCGGAAAATATATTATTGCACAAAAAGGAAAGAAAAACTACTTCCTATTGGTAGCTAAATAA